One genomic region from Apodemus sylvaticus chromosome 1, mApoSyl1.1, whole genome shotgun sequence encodes:
- the Dnajb13 gene encoding dnaJ homolog subfamily B member 13, with amino-acid sequence MGLDYYAVLQVTRNSEDAQIKKAYRKLALKNHPLKSSDPTASEIFKQIAEAYDVLSDPVKRGIYDKFGEEGLKGGIPLEFGSQTPWTTGYVFHGNPDKVFHEFFGGDNPFSEFFDAEGSDIDLNFGGLRGRGVQKQDPPIERDLYLSLEDLFFGCTKKIKISRRVLNEDRYSSTIKDKILTIDVRPGWRQGTRITFEKEGDQGPNIIPADIIFIVKEKLHPRFRREHDNLFFVYPIPLGKALTCCTVEVKTLDDRLLNIPINDIVHPKYFKMVPGEGMPLPENPTKKGDLFIFFDIQFPTRLTPQKKQMLRQALLT; translated from the exons GTACCGGAAACTTGCCCTGAAGAACCACCCCTTGAAATCATCTGATCCGACTGCATCAGAGATATTCAAGCAAATAGCAGAAGCCTATGACGTGCTGAGCGACC CCGTGAAGCGAGGCATCTATGATAAGTTTGGTGAGGAAGGCCTGAAGGGTGGGATTCCCctggagtttggatcccagaCTCCATGGACAACCGGCTACGTCTTCCATGGCAACCCTGATAAAGTGTTCCACGAGTTTTTTGGGGGAGACAACCCCTTCAGTG aattttttgatGCAGAAGGAAGTGATATAGATTTGAATTTTGGGGGGCTTCGGGGCCGAGGAGTTCAGAAACAAGACCCTCCAATTGAACGAGACCTCTATTTGTCCCTTGAGGACTTATTCTTTGGCTGCACCAAAAAAATTAAGATCTCTCGAAGG GTGCTAAATGAAGACAGGTATTCCTCTACCATCAAGGACAAGATCCTGACCATCGATGTAAGGCCTGGGTGGAGGCAAGGCACGCGCATCACCTTTGAGAAGGAAGGAGACCAG GGCCCTAACATTATCCCGGCTGATATTATCTTCATTGTAAAGGAGAAGCTGCACCCCCGCTTCCGCAGGGAGCACGACAACCTCTTCTTCGTGTACCCCATTCCTTTGGGCAAG GCCCTTACCTGCTGCACTGTGGAggtgaagacccttgatgacCGGTTACTCAACATCCCGATCAACGACATTGTCCA CCCTAAGTACTTCAAGATGGTGCCAGGTGAGGGGATGCCACTGCCTGAGAACCCCACCAAGAAGGGAGACCTCTTCATCTTCTTTGACATCCAGTTCCCCACCCGTCTCACACCCCAGAAGAAGCAGATGCTGCGCCAGGCATTGCTGACCTAA
- the Ucp2 gene encoding mitochondrial uncoupling protein 2, translating into MVGFKATDVPPTATVKFLGAGTAACIADLITFPLDTAKVRLQIQGESQGLVRSAASAQYRGVLGTIVTMVRTEGPRSLYNGLVAGLQRQMSFASVRIGLYDSVKQFYTKGSEHAGIGSRLLAGSTTGALAVAVAQPTDVVKVRFQAQARASGGRRYQSTVEAYKTIAREEGIRGLWKGTSPNVARNAIVNCAELVTYDIIKDTLLKANLMTDDLPCHFTSAFGAGFCTTVIASPVDVVKTRYMNSALGQYRSAGHCALTMLQKEGPRAFYKGFMPSFLRLGSWNVVMFVTYEQLKRALMAAYESREAPF; encoded by the exons ATGGTTGGTTTCAAGGCCACAGATGTGCCCCCCACAGCCACCGTGAAGTTCCTGGGGGCCGGGACAGCTGCCTGCATTGCAGATCTCATCACTTTCCCTCTCGATACTGCCAAAGTCCGGCTGCAG ATCCAAGGAGAGAGTCAAGGGCTGGTGCGCAGCGCAGCCAGCGCCCAGTACCGAGGTGTGCTGGGCACCATCGTAACCATGGTGCGCACAGAGGGCCCACGCAGCCTCTACAATGGGTTGGTCGCCGGCCTGCAGCGCCAGATGAGCTTCGCCTCCGTCCGCATTGGCCTCTACGACTCCGTGAAGCAATTCTACACCAAGGGCTCAGAGC aTGCAGGCATCGGGAGCCGCCTCCTGGCAGGTAGCACCACAGGTGCCCTGGCCGTGGCTGTGGCCCAACCTACAGATGTGGTGAAGGTCCGCTTCCAGGCTCAGGCCCGGGCTAGTGGCGGTCGGAGATACCAGAGCACTGTTGAGGCCTACAAGACCATCGCACGAGAGGAAGGGATCCGGGGCCTCTGGAAAG GGACCTCTCCCAATGTTGCCCGTAATGCTATTGTCAACTGTGCTGAGCTGGTGACCTATGACATCATCAAAGATACTCTCCTGAAAGCCAACCTCATGACAG ATGACCTCCCCTGCCACTTCACCTCTGCCTTCGGGGCAGGCTTCTGCACCACCGTCATCGCCTCCCCAGTTGATGTTGTCAAGACAAGATACATGAACTCTGCCTTGGGCCAGTACCGCAGCGCAGGCCACTGTGCCCTTACCATGCTCCAGAAGGAGGGGCCCCGAGCCTTCTACAAGGG GTTCATGCCTTCCTTCCTCCGCTTGGGATCCTGGAACGTAGTAATGTTTGTCACCTATGAGCAGCTCAAAAGAGCCCTAATGGCTGCCTATGAGTCCCGGGAGGCGCCTTTCTGA